A window of Bacteroidales bacterium genomic DNA:
AAAGATCTGGCATCTTTTAAGGGACCAGATAGATACTAAATTTGATTTATCTATCCAATTGTTTGAAACGGAACGTAATTACGTGGAATATTCCGGCCACGGTAAAATTTGATTTAGCGATATCCGCTTACTGTTTTAAAAATATTATTACCCCCGTAATTCATGGGACACCAGCACGAAGATTCCAATCCAATAAGTTTCGAAAATCTGCTATCGGTGCTTCAGCATACGCTGATGGTGACCTTTTTTGTATTGGTTGTGATGCTGTTAATCGAATATATCACTGTCCAGAGCCGGGGGCGGTGGACCAGGCCCTTAGGACGGTCAGGTTATCTCCAGATTGTTGTTGCTGCTTTTTTTGGTCTGATACCCGGATGCCTGGGAGGTTTTACATCTGTTTCTTTATACATTCACCGCACATTTAATTTCGCCGCTTTATTAACAACCATGATTGCGACGACTGGCGATGAGGCTTTTGTTATGTTCTCCCTTTTCCCCTCCAAAGCATTGCAATTGAACCTGTATCTTCTCCTTTTGTCAGTCGCGGTAGGTTCTGTTATTTATATAATTTTCAAAAACAAAAGTCCCTTAAAAAGTGAAGAGATAGAAATCCCTTTGCACAAGGAAGAACCTGATTGCACCTGCTTTGAGCCTGGGCTGATCATTCCACAACTCAGGAAAATTTCTTTTACCCGCACCTTGCTGATTACCGGGAGTTTATTGTTCCTGCTCCATTTATTTACGACAGCCGAATTTCATCATCCAAACGGTTGGGAGAAAACCACCTATATTATTGTGACACTCATTGGATTTTTCATTGTTACCACTGTTCCAGACCATTTCCTGACTGAGCACCTTTGGAAACACACCATAAAAAGGCATATACCCAGGATTTTTATCTGGACCCTGATCGCCTTTCTCGTCATTGATGTCTTCCTGGGATATTTTAACCTGGATCAATGGATCAGTTCAAATACTGCAATTATACTTGTGCTGGCTTTGCTGATTGGTCTCATCCCGCAGTCGGGACCGCATATTATATTTGTCACACTTTTTGCCGGTGGGGCCATCCCTTTTAGCGTGCTTTTAGCCAATTCCATTGTTCAGGATGGTCACGGCGCCATTCCATTGCTGGCGGAATCGCCCAGAAGCTTCATTGCTGTGAAAGCAATAAAATTAGTTTTAGGAATCATAGCCGGCGCTTCAGGTATTATTTTAGGTTTTTAGCAGTTAAAGATGATCACGGTCTTAATCACTATTTTATTTTTTAGGAAATGCTCCGAACAATTTCGACAGGAAACGATGAAACTTATGCACCCCGTCAGGGTTGGCATGCATCATGATACAGGCACCATAAACCAGTTTCACCCCATTCTGTTTAGCGATCTCAACTGCTTCTTTTGTTTCCGCTCCCTGCTGGAGCCAAAAGTGGGTGAAACCGTGATGAATGGCATTCTCGACGGCCCCGGCCGTATTTGCTTTAGGGGTCATGAACAAGCCATATCTGACACTTTCAGGCAAACCTGAAACATCGTTATAGCACTTAATACCTTCCACATCATCCATATTCGGGTTTACCGGATATATATCATAGCCTTTGGCAAGAAGTTCTTTAAAGACATTCCGGCTAAATTTTTTGGGATCACGGGAAAGCCCGATAAAAGCAAATTTCTTCGGTTGAAGAAATTCATCAATGATTTTTAACCTGTTTTTCGCCATGGCTTTTTTGATTTGGTTGTGTTTAATAATGGTTGAAATTGTTGAACTTATTCAAGGATAATGCTTTTCTGACCCTGAATAATTTTAATGATATTATTACCACTTCAAAGATAGTAACTTCACTCAGGTTTTGAACAAATCAACTATCTCATTGTTTCAATAGAAATTTAACACTAATAAAATGAAGACACTTATAATTATTTCTGCTATAATTCTCACTTCCTCTCTGGTAAATTCTCAAAGTACAGGTAAAAAGACTTTTTACGATTTTACCGTAACGACAATCGATGGCAAGGAGTTTCCACTATCACAACTTAAAGGAAAGAAGGTTCTCGTTGTCAACACAGCCTCAAAATGCGGATATACCCCGCAATACGAGGATCTGCAAAAACTTTTTGAAACCTATGGCAGGGATAATTTTACTGTAATTGGTTTTCCGGCAAATAATTTCATGAGTCAGGAGCCTGGCACAAATGAAGAGATTAAGCAATTCTGCAGCTCAAAATATTCTGTTACTTTCCCGTTGATGTCGAAGATCTCGGTTAAGGGAAGCGATATCGCTCCGGTATACAGTTGGTTGACTTCAAAGGCAGAGAATGGAGTTATGGATGCGCCGGTGAAATGGAATTTTCAGAAATTCATGATCGATGAAAACGGTAACCTGATTGGTATGGCACCTTCAGGAGATAATCCCCTATCAGAAAAGATTGTGAACTGGATCAAGGAAAAATGACTGAAATGTTTATTAAAAAAGGTTTCCAACCCTCGGGTTGGAAACCTTTTTTGTTATCTTGCAAGCCACTTATCATAATAAGTCTCCCATGAATATAGAAGCCTTTTTTAAAGTTACGTACGGCCTTTACCTTGTTTGCTCAAAAGACGGAAATAATTACAACGGCCATATTTCTAACACAGTTTTCCAGGTAACTGCAGATCCACCGAAATTTGTGGTTGCTTCACATAAAAATAATCTGACAACGAGTTATATTGAAAAGAGCAATCTATTTTCCGTTTCTATTCTTCAACAGGATGTCGATCTCGATTTTATAGGACCATGGGGTTTTAAATCCGGAAAAAATGCAGATAAATTCACGGCAACATCTTACAAAATAGGCAAAACAGGCGTTCCTATCGTTCTTGACAAGTCTATAGCTTACCTTGAATGTGAAGTCATTGAAAAAATTGATACCGGCACGCATATTCTCTTCATTGGACGGGTAGTAGATGCTGAAATCCTTG
This region includes:
- a CDS encoding rubredoxin is translated as MNIEAFFKVTYGLYLVCSKDGNNYNGHISNTVFQVTADPPKFVVASHKNNLTTSYIEKSNLFSVSILQQDVDLDFIGPWGFKSGKNADKFTATSYKIGKTGVPIVLDKSIAYLECEVIEKIDTGTHILFIGRVVDAEILDNESKPLTYTYYREVIKGLSPKNSPTYTGDILEKKIHQEPDIPKGKPKKYQCSICGYIYDPEEGDSHSGIVPGTAFEDIPDDWTCPICGVSKKDFFMID
- a CDS encoding CoA-binding protein, producing MAKNRLKIIDEFLQPKKFAFIGLSRDPKKFSRNVFKELLAKGYDIYPVNPNMDDVEGIKCYNDVSGLPESVRYGLFMTPKANTAGAVENAIHHGFTHFWLQQGAETKEAVEIAKQNGVKLVYGACIMMHANPDGVHKFHRFLSKLFGAFPKK
- a CDS encoding arsenic efflux protein, with the translated sequence MGHQHEDSNPISFENLLSVLQHTLMVTFFVLVVMLLIEYITVQSRGRWTRPLGRSGYLQIVVAAFFGLIPGCLGGFTSVSLYIHRTFNFAALLTTMIATTGDEAFVMFSLFPSKALQLNLYLLLLSVAVGSVIYIIFKNKSPLKSEEIEIPLHKEEPDCTCFEPGLIIPQLRKISFTRTLLITGSLLFLLHLFTTAEFHHPNGWEKTTYIIVTLIGFFIVTTVPDHFLTEHLWKHTIKRHIPRIFIWTLIAFLVIDVFLGYFNLDQWISSNTAIILVLALLIGLIPQSGPHIIFVTLFAGGAIPFSVLLANSIVQDGHGAIPLLAESPRSFIAVKAIKLVLGIIAGASGIILGF
- a CDS encoding glutathione peroxidase → MKTLIIISAIILTSSLVNSQSTGKKTFYDFTVTTIDGKEFPLSQLKGKKVLVVNTASKCGYTPQYEDLQKLFETYGRDNFTVIGFPANNFMSQEPGTNEEIKQFCSSKYSVTFPLMSKISVKGSDIAPVYSWLTSKAENGVMDAPVKWNFQKFMIDENGNLIGMAPSGDNPLSEKIVNWIKEK